A stretch of Gemmatimonadaceae bacterium DNA encodes these proteins:
- a CDS encoding FIST N-terminal domain-containing protein — MGRSAVVYSSLRDAAAGREMGDQIRRALGNESPDAVILFSAPDNRLQTLVDALNAACDPAEMVGCSSAGGFAAGIAGPGLSCAIAFRSPEMRFSSAVGMGVGDDPVHAATEFLSAFKGEDLPEFRYRSALVLTDALAGFADRLVDELTVQTGGTYQFFGGGAGDNARFLRTEVFAGNNVLSNAAVGLEILSHKPLGLGVEHGWLPATLPMRVTEAAGMRVTSLDGAPAIEAYESHAAASGQTFNRADPLPFFLHNVLGIQTSHGFKLRVPLSIGEDGSLLFAAEVPEGLTASIMRATVASAVEAAGTATKSALAQLGENKPQVALFFDCVATRLRMGDDFNLELGALQTELGSAAYAGCNTHGQIARSDDQFSGFHNCTAVVCVFPE; from the coding sequence ATGGGCAGGTCAGCAGTCGTTTACTCGAGCCTCCGCGACGCAGCCGCCGGCCGCGAGATGGGAGACCAGATCCGCCGGGCACTTGGGAACGAATCACCGGACGCCGTTATCCTGTTCTCCGCGCCAGATAACCGCCTCCAGACGCTGGTCGACGCTCTGAATGCTGCATGCGACCCTGCCGAGATGGTCGGTTGTTCGTCGGCAGGAGGTTTCGCTGCCGGCATTGCGGGCCCGGGACTCAGCTGCGCAATTGCCTTTCGGTCCCCCGAGATGCGCTTCTCGAGTGCCGTGGGAATGGGAGTTGGCGATGACCCCGTGCATGCCGCGACCGAATTTCTTTCGGCGTTCAAGGGTGAGGACCTGCCGGAGTTTCGATATCGGAGTGCACTGGTGCTTACGGATGCGCTGGCCGGCTTCGCTGACCGGCTTGTTGACGAGCTGACCGTTCAGACGGGTGGCACCTATCAGTTCTTCGGCGGCGGCGCGGGTGATAACGCGAGATTCCTGCGCACCGAAGTATTCGCCGGGAATAACGTGCTGAGCAACGCGGCGGTAGGTCTCGAGATCCTTTCGCACAAACCGCTCGGCCTTGGCGTAGAGCATGGCTGGCTGCCGGCAACATTGCCAATGCGTGTTACCGAAGCCGCCGGGATGCGCGTAACGAGCCTCGACGGCGCGCCGGCGATCGAGGCTTACGAGTCACACGCCGCTGCCAGCGGTCAGACTTTCAACCGGGCGGATCCGCTCCCGTTCTTTCTTCACAACGTTCTCGGCATTCAGACGTCTCACGGCTTCAAACTCAGAGTTCCGCTCTCTATTGGCGAAGATGGCTCCCTGCTATTCGCCGCCGAGGTGCCAGAAGGACTTACGGCCAGCATCATGAGGGCTACTGTTGCATCGGCGGTGGAGGCCGCGGGGACCGCGACCAAATCCGCGCTCGCCCAGCTTGGCGAGAACAAACCTCAGGTAGCGTTGTTCTTCGACTGTGTGGCCACTCGGCTGCGGATGGGCGACGATTTCAATCTCGAGCTTGGTGCATTGCAGACTGAGCTCGGGAGTGCAGCATACGCAGGGTGCAACACGCACGGCCAGATCGCGCGGAGCGATGATCAGTTCAGCGGGTTCCACAATTGTACCGCAGTCGTCTGCGTTTTCCCCGAATAA
- a CDS encoding biotin/lipoyl-containing protein, with protein MKYIVELNGERHEVHLDGGFARIGEEAAAAHVADIGNTPVSQVTIGSVVHRVIARRGRGRGAYTIWVDGYRFEAEALDERTRAIRDISAAAAKPSGPAPVIAPMPGLIVRVNVAPGDSVTAGQGLVVMEAMKMENELRSPSTGIVRNVHAVVGEAVEKGTILVVITDSAATHTSE; from the coding sequence ATGAAATACATCGTCGAGCTTAACGGCGAACGTCATGAGGTGCATCTCGACGGAGGCTTCGCGCGCATCGGTGAGGAAGCGGCAGCGGCGCACGTGGCCGATATCGGCAATACTCCGGTAAGCCAGGTTACTATCGGCAGCGTGGTGCACCGGGTAATTGCCAGACGCGGGCGAGGCCGCGGAGCATATACAATCTGGGTCGACGGCTACAGGTTCGAGGCAGAAGCATTGGACGAACGCACCCGGGCGATTCGGGATATCAGCGCTGCTGCTGCGAAACCCAGCGGGCCCGCTCCGGTCATCGCTCCGATGCCGGGTTTGATCGTTCGGGTGAACGTTGCGCCGGGCGACAGCGTAACTGCGGGTCAGGGTCTGGTCGTGATGGAGGCAATGAAGATGGAGAATGAATTGCGCTCCCCTTCTACCGGTATCGTCCGCAACGTCCACGCGGTTGTTGGCGAAGCTGTCGAAAAAGGGACGATTCTGGTCGTGATCACGGACTCTGCCGCCACACACACTTCTGAGTAG
- a CDS encoding TRAM domain-containing protein, translating into MAQMVSLEIDSIAAGGDGVGRNNGLVVFVPRTAPGELVTARISGKGSFARGALRTIARESEQRIDPPCPHYTRDRCGGCQIQHLNYAAQLRAKQRIIRDAILRIGKREIALPEIRPSPAEWRYRIKLTLALEHQPDGAWRAGLHHYDDPSRIFALADCPITDRRVVTTWQAILDRSSFFPNAQSLRGSVTMTKDGPIFVMTGATRWPGASGLFDTVPALAAMWWENDDGIRRLVGDRRPARTLQPPAASFSQVNPAVAADLRAHVLAIVAAHSPQTIVDAYSGAGDTAVAFARTGARVTAIELDNEAARWCALRLPEGSRSLRARVEDALPAALPADAVVLNPPRAGADAKVTETLESAIDKPSVVVYVSCNPATLARDISRMQSYRIASILAFDMFPQTAHVETVCELIPVRQ; encoded by the coding sequence ATGGCGCAGATGGTCTCGCTGGAGATCGACTCCATCGCAGCGGGCGGTGATGGAGTAGGCCGTAACAATGGACTGGTGGTCTTTGTGCCGCGCACTGCGCCCGGCGAGCTGGTGACGGCGCGCATCAGCGGGAAGGGAAGTTTTGCAAGGGGCGCGCTGCGAACTATCGCCCGCGAGTCAGAGCAACGCATCGACCCTCCATGTCCTCACTATACGCGCGACAGGTGCGGCGGCTGTCAGATTCAGCATCTCAATTACGCGGCGCAGCTTCGCGCAAAGCAGCGGATAATTCGCGATGCAATCCTGCGAATTGGCAAGCGGGAGATTGCGCTTCCGGAAATCAGACCGAGCCCTGCCGAATGGCGCTATCGCATCAAGCTGACGCTCGCCCTGGAACACCAGCCGGACGGAGCCTGGCGCGCGGGCCTTCATCATTATGATGATCCCTCGCGAATCTTCGCTCTTGCCGACTGCCCGATCACCGACCGGCGAGTGGTTACAACGTGGCAGGCAATTCTGGACCGATCCAGTTTCTTCCCAAATGCGCAGTCTCTTCGCGGCAGTGTCACAATGACGAAAGACGGGCCGATCTTCGTAATGACCGGCGCGACGCGATGGCCGGGTGCCAGCGGGCTGTTCGATACGGTGCCGGCGCTGGCGGCGATGTGGTGGGAAAATGACGACGGCATTCGCCGACTGGTGGGCGACAGACGGCCGGCCAGAACGCTTCAGCCGCCAGCAGCATCATTTTCGCAGGTGAATCCGGCCGTTGCAGCCGACCTCAGGGCACATGTCCTTGCCATCGTCGCCGCTCATTCGCCGCAGACAATTGTCGATGCATACTCGGGTGCCGGAGATACCGCCGTTGCGTTTGCCAGGACTGGTGCGAGGGTAACGGCTATCGAGCTCGACAATGAGGCTGCGCGATGGTGTGCGTTACGTCTGCCGGAAGGTTCGCGCTCGTTGCGGGCGCGAGTCGAAGACGCGCTCCCTGCTGCGCTTCCCGCCGACGCGGTGGTTCTGAATCCGCCTCGGGCTGGCGCAGATGCAAAAGTTACCGAGACGCTCGAATCGGCAATCGACAAACCGTCAGTGGTCGTTTACGTCAGTTGCAATCCTGCCACGCTCGCTCGTGATATCTCGCGAATGCAGTCCTACCGCATTGCGTCGATTCTCGCATTCGACATGTTCCCTCAGACGGCGCACGTTGAGACTGTCTGCGAGCTGATTCCAGTGCGTCAGTGA
- a CDS encoding acetyl-CoA carboxylase biotin carboxylase subunit, translating to MFNKVLIANRGEIALRIIRACREMGVKSVAVFSDADAASPHVREADEAVNVGPAPSTESYLRGDRIVEVALDRGAEAIHPGYGFLSEREWFARSVRAAGLSFVGPPAEAIAAMGSKTAARTLAVASGVPVVPGTTEALRDADAACRIASQFGYPVLLKAAAGGGGKGMRVVTEESGMEAALESARREAKNAFGDDAVYVEKYIDGPRHVEIQVLADMHGNVLSLGERECSVQRRHQKMLEEAPSVAVSGDLRREMGETAVRMARAAGYVNAGTCEFLLDRDGKFYFLEMNTRLQVEHPVTELVTGIDLVQWQLRIAAGEILPFAQADLTPRGWAIECRITSEDTANGFLPSTGRIDYLHVPGGPGVRWDSGIETGSVVGLNYDPMLAKLIVWAETRELAIGRMHRALLELTIDGVETSRDFHLRLMEDEEFRRGDIDIQWLERRLPQMTGALPPARSVRSAAIAAALFAERDRGGGPLPNGGAMPDPSAARADGHLANNDGWMRAGRLEGLR from the coding sequence ATGTTCAATAAGGTACTGATCGCAAATCGTGGCGAGATTGCGCTCCGTATCATCCGCGCCTGTCGGGAGATGGGCGTCAAAAGTGTCGCGGTGTTCAGTGACGCCGATGCTGCGTCTCCCCATGTCCGGGAAGCGGACGAAGCGGTGAACGTCGGGCCCGCGCCATCCACCGAGAGCTATCTGCGTGGAGATCGGATCGTGGAAGTGGCTCTGGATCGCGGCGCTGAGGCGATTCATCCCGGATACGGCTTTCTGTCGGAACGTGAATGGTTTGCGCGAAGCGTTCGTGCCGCTGGGCTCTCATTTGTAGGGCCGCCCGCTGAAGCCATCGCCGCGATGGGAAGCAAGACCGCCGCACGGACGCTGGCGGTTGCCAGCGGCGTGCCTGTTGTGCCCGGAACGACTGAAGCGCTGCGGGATGCCGATGCAGCCTGCAGGATTGCTTCGCAGTTCGGTTACCCTGTGCTACTCAAGGCGGCGGCTGGGGGAGGGGGCAAAGGCATGCGCGTCGTGACTGAAGAGTCGGGAATGGAAGCGGCTCTCGAATCCGCGCGGCGAGAGGCGAAGAATGCGTTCGGCGATGACGCCGTTTACGTCGAGAAATACATCGACGGGCCCCGGCACGTCGAGATCCAGGTGCTGGCCGATATGCACGGCAACGTACTCTCTTTGGGCGAGCGGGAGTGCTCGGTACAGCGGCGACATCAGAAAATGCTCGAAGAAGCGCCGAGCGTGGCAGTGTCGGGGGATCTGCGACGCGAAATGGGCGAAACGGCGGTGCGCATGGCGCGGGCGGCTGGGTATGTGAACGCCGGCACCTGCGAATTTTTACTCGACCGGGACGGCAAATTCTACTTCCTCGAGATGAATACCCGCCTGCAGGTGGAACACCCCGTTACCGAGCTCGTCACCGGCATCGACCTGGTACAGTGGCAATTGCGCATAGCGGCCGGAGAGATACTGCCGTTCGCGCAGGCTGATCTGACTCCGCGCGGCTGGGCCATCGAGTGCCGCATTACCAGCGAGGACACCGCCAACGGGTTCCTGCCATCGACGGGCCGGATCGATTATCTGCATGTTCCGGGAGGTCCGGGTGTTCGGTGGGACAGCGGCATCGAGACTGGTAGCGTCGTCGGGCTCAACTACGATCCGATGCTGGCCAAGCTCATAGTCTGGGCCGAGACGCGCGAGCTCGCCATCGGAAGAATGCACCGCGCACTCCTCGAGCTCACCATCGACGGTGTCGAGACATCGAGGGATTTTCATCTCAGGCTGATGGAAGATGAGGAATTCCGGCGTGGCGACATCGACATCCAGTGGCTGGAGAGACGACTGCCGCAGATGACGGGAGCCCTCCCACCCGCGCGATCGGTACGCTCCGCTGCGATCGCCGCCGCTCTGTTCGCCGAGCGTGACAGAGGCGGCGGCCCGCTACCGAACGGCGGGGCGATGCCCGATCCGTCGGCTGCGCGCGCTGACGGTCATCTCGCGAATAATGATGGATGGATGCGCGCCGGACGCCTGGAGGGGCTTCGCTGA
- a CDS encoding acyl-CoA carboxylase subunit beta translates to MTMRDKLALLERRRAESEKGGGEKRVSAQHAKGKLSARERLDLLLDEGSFVELDRFVVHRSHDFGLEDEKYFGDGVITGHGRIDGRLVYVFSQDFTVFGGSLSESFAEKICKIMDLAVRNGAPVIGLNDSGGARIQEGVVSLGGYAEIFLRNTLASGVVPQISAILGPCAGGAVYSPAITDFTFMVRGSSYMFVTGPNVVKTVTHEDVTMEKLGGASTHSEISGVAHVAYDSEPACLQAIRDLFRFIPSNNVDDPPRGTSADPRNRRDEELLEIVPDNPNKPYDMHDVISRIVDDGEFFEIQPDYANNIICGFSHIGGFSAGIVANQPAVLAGVLDINASLKAARFIRFCDAFNVPVVTFEDVPGFLPGVAQEHGGIIKHGAKLLYAYCEATVPKLTVITRKAYGGAYDVMSSKHIRGDFNVAWPTAEIAVMGPKGAVEVLFRKEIAESVDPAKATDEKIEDYRAKFAHPYIAAGRGYLDDIIDPRDTRPRLIEALDTLRGKRDRNPPKKHGNIPL, encoded by the coding sequence ATGACGATGCGGGATAAGCTCGCGCTTCTCGAGAGACGGCGCGCTGAGTCGGAAAAGGGCGGCGGCGAGAAACGGGTGTCGGCGCAGCACGCAAAGGGCAAGCTCTCGGCTCGCGAGCGCCTGGACCTGCTGCTCGATGAAGGCAGCTTTGTCGAGCTCGACCGTTTTGTGGTGCACCGTTCGCACGACTTCGGCCTCGAAGATGAAAAGTATTTTGGCGACGGCGTCATCACCGGTCATGGACGGATCGACGGTCGGCTGGTGTATGTATTCTCGCAGGACTTCACGGTCTTCGGCGGGTCGCTTTCCGAGTCATTCGCCGAAAAAATCTGCAAGATCATGGATCTGGCGGTGCGAAACGGTGCTCCCGTGATCGGCCTGAATGACTCGGGTGGCGCACGGATACAGGAAGGTGTGGTCTCGCTGGGGGGCTACGCGGAGATTTTTCTGCGCAACACCCTTGCCTCAGGGGTCGTTCCTCAGATCTCGGCGATTCTCGGACCGTGCGCCGGAGGTGCAGTCTATTCTCCGGCGATCACGGACTTCACGTTCATGGTCCGTGGCAGCTCCTACATGTTCGTCACCGGGCCAAACGTCGTGAAGACGGTGACGCACGAAGACGTAACAATGGAAAAGCTGGGAGGCGCCAGCACACATTCGGAAATCTCGGGAGTTGCCCACGTCGCCTACGACTCGGAACCCGCCTGCCTTCAGGCAATCCGTGATCTCTTTCGCTTCATTCCCTCGAACAATGTCGACGATCCACCGCGCGGGACGAGCGCGGATCCACGCAATCGGCGCGACGAGGAGCTTCTCGAGATTGTGCCCGACAATCCGAACAAGCCGTACGATATGCACGACGTCATCAGCCGAATCGTTGACGATGGCGAGTTTTTCGAGATACAGCCCGATTATGCCAACAACATTATCTGTGGCTTTTCGCACATTGGTGGATTCAGTGCCGGCATCGTCGCCAACCAGCCGGCAGTCCTTGCGGGTGTTCTGGACATCAACGCTTCACTCAAGGCAGCGCGGTTTATCCGCTTCTGTGATGCGTTCAATGTCCCCGTCGTGACTTTTGAAGACGTGCCTGGCTTTCTACCGGGCGTTGCGCAGGAGCACGGCGGAATCATCAAGCATGGCGCGAAGCTTCTCTACGCGTATTGCGAGGCCACCGTTCCGAAGCTGACGGTGATCACCCGGAAAGCGTATGGAGGTGCATACGATGTGATGAGTTCCAAGCACATCCGCGGCGATTTCAATGTTGCCTGGCCGACCGCCGAGATTGCGGTTATGGGTCCAAAGGGTGCGGTCGAGGTTCTGTTCCGAAAAGAAATTGCTGAGAGCGTCGATCCGGCGAAGGCCACGGACGAGAAAATAGAGGATTATCGCGCGAAATTCGCTCATCCCTACATTGCGGCAGGCCGCGGGTATCTCGACGACATCATCGATCCGCGCGACACCCGTCCCCGTCTCATCGAAGCGTTGGACACGTTGCGCGGCAAGCGTGACAGGAACCCGCCGAAGAAGCACGGCAACATTCCGCTGTGA
- a CDS encoding YdeI/OmpD-associated family protein: MHAVSAGKPALVEVYPRTRTTWRRWLANNHKDCSGVWLIYDKASTGQQKLSYGDAVEEALCFGWIDSTVRGIDAGRYMQYFAPRKPRSVWSGPNKERVARLIDQKQMRPAGFASIEIAKQNGSWETLDSVEAMVIPEALAAALAEVPVAEANFAAFSPSSRKGYLYWINAAKSAETRAKRIAETVALSAVNRKSRHLP; this comes from the coding sequence ATGCACGCCGTATCCGCTGGCAAGCCAGCGCTCGTAGAGGTCTACCCGCGCACGCGGACTACGTGGCGCCGGTGGCTTGCAAACAACCACAAGGATTGTTCCGGAGTCTGGCTGATCTACGACAAGGCCAGCACTGGCCAGCAGAAGCTTTCGTATGGTGACGCCGTCGAAGAGGCGCTCTGTTTCGGATGGATCGATAGCACCGTTCGCGGTATCGACGCCGGCCGGTACATGCAGTATTTCGCACCACGAAAACCGAGAAGCGTATGGTCGGGCCCCAACAAGGAAAGGGTTGCGCGGCTAATCGATCAGAAGCAGATGCGACCAGCCGGGTTCGCATCAATAGAAATCGCAAAACAGAACGGATCGTGGGAGACACTGGATTCTGTCGAGGCGATGGTGATTCCCGAAGCCCTTGCCGCCGCGCTGGCGGAGGTTCCGGTCGCTGAGGCAAACTTTGCCGCATTCTCGCCATCGTCGCGAAAAGGATATCTTTACTGGATCAACGCCGCGAAATCAGCCGAGACACGAGCGAAACGCATCGCGGAAACAGTTGCCCTGTCGGCCGTCAACAGAAAATCCCGCCACCTGCCGTAG
- the msrA gene encoding peptide-methionine (S)-S-oxide reductase MsrA, producing MRRPTLGRYVIGLLAIPAVVVLLGKTATATIVERAVPLPPATVDAPLANTRGQETAVFAGGCFWGIEAVFEHVKGVKSAVSGYTGGKTLNPTYSDIGTGRSGHAEAVSVVFDPSQVTYGQLLRIFFSVAHDPTQLTRQGPDVGTQYRSAVFYRGDAQKRIATAYVDQLSKGKFFKRPIVTQLTALEKFNVAEEYHQDYAAANPGSMYIVIHDAPKVENLKRSLKEFYRESK from the coding sequence ATGCGTCGTCCAACATTAGGCCGGTACGTCATCGGGCTGCTCGCAATTCCCGCTGTCGTCGTCCTGCTCGGGAAGACAGCCACCGCAACTATCGTCGAGCGGGCTGTCCCGCTTCCTCCTGCAACTGTCGACGCGCCGCTCGCGAACACTCGCGGGCAGGAAACCGCAGTGTTTGCAGGAGGTTGTTTCTGGGGCATCGAAGCGGTATTCGAGCATGTCAAGGGAGTCAAGTCGGCCGTATCCGGCTATACGGGTGGGAAGACGTTGAATCCCACCTACTCGGACATCGGGACTGGCAGAAGCGGTCACGCTGAAGCTGTCAGCGTTGTATTCGATCCCTCGCAGGTGACTTACGGGCAGCTGCTCCGGATTTTCTTTTCCGTGGCGCACGACCCGACTCAGCTCACTCGCCAGGGCCCCGACGTCGGCACCCAATACCGTTCGGCAGTCTTCTATCGGGGCGATGCGCAGAAGCGGATAGCCACCGCGTATGTCGACCAGCTTTCGAAGGGCAAATTCTTCAAGCGACCGATTGTCACGCAGCTTACCGCGCTCGAGAAGTTCAACGTCGCCGAGGAGTACCATCAGGACTACGCCGCGGCAAATCCGGGTAGCATGTATATCGTGATACATGATGCACCGAAGGTTGAGAACCTGAAGCGGAGCCTGAAGGAATTTTATCGCGAGTCGAAGTAG